In one window of Vespa crabro chromosome 6, iyVesCrab1.2, whole genome shotgun sequence DNA:
- the LOC124424590 gene encoding 5-oxoprolinase isoform X2, protein MDKESFEFSIDRGGTFTDVYARCPSGKIRVMKLLSVDPANYEDAPREGIRRILEQETGVKMNGEVDTSKIAWIRMGTTVATNALLERKGAKMALLINEGFKDLLFIGNQARPNIFDLEIVTPEVLYERVVEVRCRVIPALPGRCQLVKDSWRKVKGSTGEDLYVTQELNEEKLKEDLLELKQLGIESIAVVLAHSYTYAEHEIRVGELAKEIGFSQISLSHQVMPMTRIVSRGFTTCADAYLTPHIKQYLQGFSSRFKDNLKGVNVLFMQSDGGLTPMNSFNGSRAILSGPAGGVVGYAMTTYGKETDLPVIGFDMGGTSTDVSRYGGSYEHVYESTTAGVTIQAAQLDVNTVAAGGGSMLFFRSGLFEVGPESAGAHPGPACYKKNGPLAVTDANLALGRLLPEYFPQIFGPNENEPLDKFRTMEAFEKLTNEINEFLINEGLRSEFDKMTIEEVAMGFIKVANETMCRPIRALTQAKGYDTSRHVLACFGGAGGQHACAIARSLGMSTVFVHKYAGILSAYGMALADVVEEAQEPSAEIYEKNSFQRLDERLDILAARARKKLAQQGFDHFQIHVESFLHLRYEGTDCALMCSPKLDSENSLDSPKHGDFLTTFLERYQTEFGFTMPNRKILINDIRVRGTGRTTIIEDKILPSFSKPAKPEKLSMVYFEGGYQDTKIFQLSSLLPGHVIEGPAIIMDSLSTLLIEPDCTGFITSKGDIKITIGKGIRTKVTTDLDTIQLSIFSHRFMSIAEQMGRILQRTSISTNIKERLDFSCAVFGPDGGLVSNAPHIPVHLGAMQETVQYQMKAFKGKFTRGDVILSNHPSAGGSHLPDLTVITPVFYRDMEQPVFFVASRGHHADIGGITPGSMPPHSTMLIQEGATFKSFLLVHKGVFREKELTEALMEPGKIPGNSGTRNLSDNLSDLKAQIAANHRGTQLVNELIDIYGLDVVQAYMGHIQQNAELAVRDMLKLVGNKVLRDSGSSSVTAVDYLDDGSRIKLRLDFDVEKGEAVCDFTGTGYEVWGNCNAPRAVTLSALIYCLRSIVGRDVPLNQGCLKPVRVIIPKGSLLDPSEEAAVVGGNVLTSQRVVDVVLQAFGACAASQGCMNNITLGTVEWGYYETVAGGSGAGPTWDGRGGVHTHMTNTRITDPEILELRYPVILNKFSLRPGTGGEGAHRGGDGVIREMTFRAPMTLSVLTERRVHCPPGLAGGSPGARGKNTLRKMDGRMISLGPKTAVPVHAGDSFILETPGGGGYGSHDTKQPFFTRAASRTFLERGSVFEYRKAQESV, encoded by the exons ATGGATAAAGAAAGTTTTGAATTTTCCATCGATCGTGGCGGCACCTTCACTGACGTCTACGCGAGATGTCCTAGCGGGAAAATTAGagttatgaaattattatccgTTGATCCTGCTAATTACGAGGACGCACCTCGCGAAGGAATTCGTAGGATACTCGAACAG gAAACTGGAGTGAAAATGAATGGTGAAGTGGATACTTCTAAGATAGCTTGGATTCGAATGGGAACGACGGTAGCTACGAACGCGTTATTAGAACGCAAAGGTGCTAAAATGGCCTTATTGATAAATGAAGGTTTCAAggatcttctttttattggcAATCAAGCGAGACCAAACATTTTTGATTTA GAAATAGTGACACCAGAAGTTTTGTATGAGAGAGTAGTTGAAGTAAGGTGCAGAGTGATACCAGCATTGCCAGGAAGATGTCAACTCGTTAAAGATTCTTGGAGAAAAGTGAAAGGTTCTACAGGAGAAGATTTATATGTAACGCAAGAAttaaacgaagagaaattaaaagaagactTGTTGGAATTGAAACAATTAGGAATCGAAAGCATCGCTGTAGTTTTGGCGCACAGTTACAC ATATGCTGAGCATGAAATCAGAGTTGGGGAATTGGCTAAAGAAATTGGATTTTCTcaaatatctctttctcaccaAGTGATGCCAATGACTAGGATCGTTTCACGAGGATTTACGACTTGTGCTGATGCTTATTTGACACCGCACATCAAACAATATCTGCAG ggATTTTCCTCGAGATTTAAAGACAATTTGAAAGGTGTTAACGTTTTATTCATGCAAAGCGATGGTGGATTAACTCCTATGAATTC aTTTAACGGATCACGAGCCATATTGTCTGGTCCAGCTGGCGGTGTCGTTGGATATGCCATGACAACTTATGGTAAAGAAACTGATTTACCTGTAATCGGCTTCGATATGGGAGGAACTTCAACTGATGTCAGTCGTTATGGTGGAAGTTATGAACACGTTTACGAAAGCACCACGGCTGGTGTAACGATACAAGCGGCTcag TTGGACGTGAATACTGTTGCGGCTGGAGGCGGATCGATGCTTTTCTTCAGGTCAGGTCTTTTCGAAGTAGGACCTGAAAGTGCTGGAGCCCATCCAGGACCTGCTTGTTATAAGAAAAACGGTCCGTTGGCAGTAACTGATGCAAATTTAGCCTTGGGTCGGCTACTTCCTGAATATTTCCCACAGATTTTTGGTCCTAACGAGAACGAACCCTTGGATAAATTTCGGACGATGGAAGCTTTTGAGAAACTAACAAATGAG ATCAATGAGTTTTTGATAAATGAAGGTTTAAGATCAGAATTCGATAAAATGACGATCGAAGAAGTTGCAATGGGATTTATAAAAGTAGCTAATGAAACTATGTGTCGACCAATTCGTGCTCTAACAcag GCTAAGGGCTATGATACATCACGTCACGTTTTAGCGTGTTTTGGTGGTGCTGGTGGTCAACATGCATGTGCTATTGCTCGTTCACTCGGTATGAGCACCGTTTTTGTTCACAAGTATGCTGGAATTTTGTCCGCATATGGTATGGCTTTGGCAGATGTTGTGGAAGAAGCACAGGAACCCAGTGCTgagatatatgaaaaaa ATTCTTTTCAACGATTGGATGAACGTTTAGATATTCTCGCAGCaagagcaagaaagaaattggCTCAACAAGGTTTCGATCATTTTCAGATACACGTAGaatcatttttacatttacgtTACGAAGGTACCGATTGTGCTCTAATGTGTTCACCAAAACTTGATTCTGAAAATTCTTTGGATTCACCAAAACACGGCGATTTTCTTACAACATTCTTAGAACG ATATCAAACAGAATTTGGGTTCACTATGCCTAATCGAAAGATTTTGATAAATGATATCAGAGTTCGTGGAACAGGAAGAACAACGATAATCGAGGATAAAATTCTACCTTCATTCTCTAAACCTGCAAAACCAGAAAAA TTGTCTATGGTGTACTTCGAAGGAGGATATCAAGACACTAAAATTTTCCAATTGAGTTCTCTTTTACCAGGACACGTTATAGAAGGTCCTGCGATTATTATGGACAGTTTAAGTACTCTGTTAATAGAACCAGATTGTACAGGATTTATTACTTCCAAaggagatattaaaattactattGGCAAAGGAATTCGTACAAAAGTTACAACCGATTTGGACACCATTCAACTTAGTATTTTTTCTCATCGTTTCATGAGTATCGCCGAACAAATGGGAag AATTTTACAAAGAACGTCTATCTCGACGAACATCAAAGAAAGATTAGACTTTTCTTGCGCTGTGTTTGGTCCAGATGGTGGTCTTGTTTCGAACGCTCCACATATACCAGTTCACTTGGGTGCTATGCAAGAAACAGTTCAGTATCAAATGAAAGCTTTTAAAGGCAAATTTACACGAGGTGATGTGATACTTTCTAATCATCCTTCGGCTGGTGGTTCTCATCTTCCAGATCTCACTGTAATAACACCTGTATTTTATAG agATATGGAACAACCGGTATTCTTTGTAGCCAGTCGGGGTCATCATGCTGATATAGGTGGAATAACACCTGGTTCGATGCCACCACATTCGACCATGTTGATTCAA GAAGGTGCAACGTTTAAGAGCTTTTTACTCGTTCACAAAGGTGTTTTTCGGGAGAAAGAATTAACCGAGGCTTTGATGGAACCTGGTAAGATTCCAGGAAATTCAGGCACCAGAAATCTTTCTGATAATTTGAGCGATCTCAAAGCACAAATAGCTGCTAACCACAGA GGAACACAATTAGTGAATGAACTGATCGATATTTATGGCCTTGACGTTGTTCAAGCGTACATGGGTCACATTCAACAAAACGCCGAACTTGCTGTTAGAGATATGCTGAAGTTGGTCGGTAATAAAGTACTTCGGGATAGTGGGAGTAGCAGCGTCACTGCCGTCGATTATCTCGACGATGGTAGCCGGATTAAGTTGCGATTAGACTTTGACGTTGAGAAGGGTGAAGCAGTTTGTGATTTCAC tgGCACTGGATACGAAGTTTGGGGTAATTGCAATGCACCGCGTGCTGTAACACTTTCAGCACTTATTTATTGTCTCAGATCTATCGTTGGACGTGACGTACCGTTGAATCAA GGATGTTTGAAACCTGTCAGAGTTATTATTCCCAAGGGTTCTCTTCTGGATCCCTCTGAGGAAGCTGCTGTGGTCGGTGGTAATGTTTTGACCTCTCAACGAGTCGTTGATGTTGTTCTGCAAGCTTTCGGAGCTTGTGCAGCTTCTCAAGGATGTATGAACAATATAACACTTGGTACAGTCGAATGGGGTTATTACGAAACTGTTGCTGGTGGTAGTGGAGCT ggTCCAACATGGGATGGTAGAGGTGGCGTTCACACACACATGACCAACACACGAATTACTGATCCAGAAATATTAGAACTACGTTATCCGGTGATACTAAACaaattttctcttcgtccTGGAACTGGTGGTGAGGGTGCACAtcgtggtggtgatggtgtcATACGGGAAATGACTTTCAG AGCGCCAATGACGTTATCTGTATTAACTGAAAGACGAGTCCATTGTCCTCCAGGCTTAGCGGGTGGTTCACCGGGTGCTCGTGGCAAAAATACTCTCAGAAAGATGGATGGCAGAATGATCAGTTTAGGTCCGAAAACTGCGGTGCCTGTTCACGCTGGG
- the LOC124424590 gene encoding 5-oxoprolinase isoform X1, whose product MDKESFEFSIDRGGTFTDVYARCPSGKIRVMKLLSVDPANYEDAPREGIRRILEQETGVKMNGEVDTSKIAWIRMGTTVATNALLERKGAKMALLINEGFKDLLFIGNQARPNIFDLEIVTPEVLYERVVEVRCRVIPALPGRCQLVKDSWRKVKGSTGEDLYVTQELNEEKLKEDLLELKQLGIESIAVVLAHSYTYAEHEIRVGELAKEIGFSQISLSHQVMPMTRIVSRGFTTCADAYLTPHIKQYLQGFSSRFKDNLKGVNVLFMQSDGGLTPMNSFNGSRAILSGPAGGVVGYAMTTYGKETDLPVIGFDMGGTSTDVSRYGGSYEHVYESTTAGVTIQAAQLDVNTVAAGGGSMLFFRSGLFEVGPESAGAHPGPACYKKNGPLAVTDANLALGRLLPEYFPQIFGPNENEPLDKFRTMEAFEKLTNEINEFLINEGLRSEFDKMTIEEVAMGFIKVANETMCRPIRALTQVLFFKAKGYDTSRHVLACFGGAGGQHACAIARSLGMSTVFVHKYAGILSAYGMALADVVEEAQEPSAEIYEKNSFQRLDERLDILAARARKKLAQQGFDHFQIHVESFLHLRYEGTDCALMCSPKLDSENSLDSPKHGDFLTTFLERYQTEFGFTMPNRKILINDIRVRGTGRTTIIEDKILPSFSKPAKPEKLSMVYFEGGYQDTKIFQLSSLLPGHVIEGPAIIMDSLSTLLIEPDCTGFITSKGDIKITIGKGIRTKVTTDLDTIQLSIFSHRFMSIAEQMGRILQRTSISTNIKERLDFSCAVFGPDGGLVSNAPHIPVHLGAMQETVQYQMKAFKGKFTRGDVILSNHPSAGGSHLPDLTVITPVFYRDMEQPVFFVASRGHHADIGGITPGSMPPHSTMLIQEGATFKSFLLVHKGVFREKELTEALMEPGKIPGNSGTRNLSDNLSDLKAQIAANHRGTQLVNELIDIYGLDVVQAYMGHIQQNAELAVRDMLKLVGNKVLRDSGSSSVTAVDYLDDGSRIKLRLDFDVEKGEAVCDFTGTGYEVWGNCNAPRAVTLSALIYCLRSIVGRDVPLNQGCLKPVRVIIPKGSLLDPSEEAAVVGGNVLTSQRVVDVVLQAFGACAASQGCMNNITLGTVEWGYYETVAGGSGAGPTWDGRGGVHTHMTNTRITDPEILELRYPVILNKFSLRPGTGGEGAHRGGDGVIREMTFRAPMTLSVLTERRVHCPPGLAGGSPGARGKNTLRKMDGRMISLGPKTAVPVHAGDSFILETPGGGGYGSHDTKQPFFTRAASRTFLERGSVFEYRKAQESV is encoded by the exons ATGGATAAAGAAAGTTTTGAATTTTCCATCGATCGTGGCGGCACCTTCACTGACGTCTACGCGAGATGTCCTAGCGGGAAAATTAGagttatgaaattattatccgTTGATCCTGCTAATTACGAGGACGCACCTCGCGAAGGAATTCGTAGGATACTCGAACAG gAAACTGGAGTGAAAATGAATGGTGAAGTGGATACTTCTAAGATAGCTTGGATTCGAATGGGAACGACGGTAGCTACGAACGCGTTATTAGAACGCAAAGGTGCTAAAATGGCCTTATTGATAAATGAAGGTTTCAAggatcttctttttattggcAATCAAGCGAGACCAAACATTTTTGATTTA GAAATAGTGACACCAGAAGTTTTGTATGAGAGAGTAGTTGAAGTAAGGTGCAGAGTGATACCAGCATTGCCAGGAAGATGTCAACTCGTTAAAGATTCTTGGAGAAAAGTGAAAGGTTCTACAGGAGAAGATTTATATGTAACGCAAGAAttaaacgaagagaaattaaaagaagactTGTTGGAATTGAAACAATTAGGAATCGAAAGCATCGCTGTAGTTTTGGCGCACAGTTACAC ATATGCTGAGCATGAAATCAGAGTTGGGGAATTGGCTAAAGAAATTGGATTTTCTcaaatatctctttctcaccaAGTGATGCCAATGACTAGGATCGTTTCACGAGGATTTACGACTTGTGCTGATGCTTATTTGACACCGCACATCAAACAATATCTGCAG ggATTTTCCTCGAGATTTAAAGACAATTTGAAAGGTGTTAACGTTTTATTCATGCAAAGCGATGGTGGATTAACTCCTATGAATTC aTTTAACGGATCACGAGCCATATTGTCTGGTCCAGCTGGCGGTGTCGTTGGATATGCCATGACAACTTATGGTAAAGAAACTGATTTACCTGTAATCGGCTTCGATATGGGAGGAACTTCAACTGATGTCAGTCGTTATGGTGGAAGTTATGAACACGTTTACGAAAGCACCACGGCTGGTGTAACGATACAAGCGGCTcag TTGGACGTGAATACTGTTGCGGCTGGAGGCGGATCGATGCTTTTCTTCAGGTCAGGTCTTTTCGAAGTAGGACCTGAAAGTGCTGGAGCCCATCCAGGACCTGCTTGTTATAAGAAAAACGGTCCGTTGGCAGTAACTGATGCAAATTTAGCCTTGGGTCGGCTACTTCCTGAATATTTCCCACAGATTTTTGGTCCTAACGAGAACGAACCCTTGGATAAATTTCGGACGATGGAAGCTTTTGAGAAACTAACAAATGAG ATCAATGAGTTTTTGATAAATGAAGGTTTAAGATCAGAATTCGATAAAATGACGATCGAAGAAGTTGCAATGGGATTTATAAAAGTAGCTAATGAAACTATGTGTCGACCAATTCGTGCTCTAACAcaggtattattttttaag GCTAAGGGCTATGATACATCACGTCACGTTTTAGCGTGTTTTGGTGGTGCTGGTGGTCAACATGCATGTGCTATTGCTCGTTCACTCGGTATGAGCACCGTTTTTGTTCACAAGTATGCTGGAATTTTGTCCGCATATGGTATGGCTTTGGCAGATGTTGTGGAAGAAGCACAGGAACCCAGTGCTgagatatatgaaaaaa ATTCTTTTCAACGATTGGATGAACGTTTAGATATTCTCGCAGCaagagcaagaaagaaattggCTCAACAAGGTTTCGATCATTTTCAGATACACGTAGaatcatttttacatttacgtTACGAAGGTACCGATTGTGCTCTAATGTGTTCACCAAAACTTGATTCTGAAAATTCTTTGGATTCACCAAAACACGGCGATTTTCTTACAACATTCTTAGAACG ATATCAAACAGAATTTGGGTTCACTATGCCTAATCGAAAGATTTTGATAAATGATATCAGAGTTCGTGGAACAGGAAGAACAACGATAATCGAGGATAAAATTCTACCTTCATTCTCTAAACCTGCAAAACCAGAAAAA TTGTCTATGGTGTACTTCGAAGGAGGATATCAAGACACTAAAATTTTCCAATTGAGTTCTCTTTTACCAGGACACGTTATAGAAGGTCCTGCGATTATTATGGACAGTTTAAGTACTCTGTTAATAGAACCAGATTGTACAGGATTTATTACTTCCAAaggagatattaaaattactattGGCAAAGGAATTCGTACAAAAGTTACAACCGATTTGGACACCATTCAACTTAGTATTTTTTCTCATCGTTTCATGAGTATCGCCGAACAAATGGGAag AATTTTACAAAGAACGTCTATCTCGACGAACATCAAAGAAAGATTAGACTTTTCTTGCGCTGTGTTTGGTCCAGATGGTGGTCTTGTTTCGAACGCTCCACATATACCAGTTCACTTGGGTGCTATGCAAGAAACAGTTCAGTATCAAATGAAAGCTTTTAAAGGCAAATTTACACGAGGTGATGTGATACTTTCTAATCATCCTTCGGCTGGTGGTTCTCATCTTCCAGATCTCACTGTAATAACACCTGTATTTTATAG agATATGGAACAACCGGTATTCTTTGTAGCCAGTCGGGGTCATCATGCTGATATAGGTGGAATAACACCTGGTTCGATGCCACCACATTCGACCATGTTGATTCAA GAAGGTGCAACGTTTAAGAGCTTTTTACTCGTTCACAAAGGTGTTTTTCGGGAGAAAGAATTAACCGAGGCTTTGATGGAACCTGGTAAGATTCCAGGAAATTCAGGCACCAGAAATCTTTCTGATAATTTGAGCGATCTCAAAGCACAAATAGCTGCTAACCACAGA GGAACACAATTAGTGAATGAACTGATCGATATTTATGGCCTTGACGTTGTTCAAGCGTACATGGGTCACATTCAACAAAACGCCGAACTTGCTGTTAGAGATATGCTGAAGTTGGTCGGTAATAAAGTACTTCGGGATAGTGGGAGTAGCAGCGTCACTGCCGTCGATTATCTCGACGATGGTAGCCGGATTAAGTTGCGATTAGACTTTGACGTTGAGAAGGGTGAAGCAGTTTGTGATTTCAC tgGCACTGGATACGAAGTTTGGGGTAATTGCAATGCACCGCGTGCTGTAACACTTTCAGCACTTATTTATTGTCTCAGATCTATCGTTGGACGTGACGTACCGTTGAATCAA GGATGTTTGAAACCTGTCAGAGTTATTATTCCCAAGGGTTCTCTTCTGGATCCCTCTGAGGAAGCTGCTGTGGTCGGTGGTAATGTTTTGACCTCTCAACGAGTCGTTGATGTTGTTCTGCAAGCTTTCGGAGCTTGTGCAGCTTCTCAAGGATGTATGAACAATATAACACTTGGTACAGTCGAATGGGGTTATTACGAAACTGTTGCTGGTGGTAGTGGAGCT ggTCCAACATGGGATGGTAGAGGTGGCGTTCACACACACATGACCAACACACGAATTACTGATCCAGAAATATTAGAACTACGTTATCCGGTGATACTAAACaaattttctcttcgtccTGGAACTGGTGGTGAGGGTGCACAtcgtggtggtgatggtgtcATACGGGAAATGACTTTCAG AGCGCCAATGACGTTATCTGTATTAACTGAAAGACGAGTCCATTGTCCTCCAGGCTTAGCGGGTGGTTCACCGGGTGCTCGTGGCAAAAATACTCTCAGAAAGATGGATGGCAGAATGATCAGTTTAGGTCCGAAAACTGCGGTGCCTGTTCACGCTGGG
- the LOC124424590 gene encoding 5-oxoprolinase isoform X4 encodes MPMTRIVSRGFTTCADAYLTPHIKQYLQGFSSRFKDNLKGVNVLFMQSDGGLTPMNSFNGSRAILSGPAGGVVGYAMTTYGKETDLPVIGFDMGGTSTDVSRYGGSYEHVYESTTAGVTIQAAQLDVNTVAAGGGSMLFFRSGLFEVGPESAGAHPGPACYKKNGPLAVTDANLALGRLLPEYFPQIFGPNENEPLDKFRTMEAFEKLTNEINEFLINEGLRSEFDKMTIEEVAMGFIKVANETMCRPIRALTQVLFFKAKGYDTSRHVLACFGGAGGQHACAIARSLGMSTVFVHKYAGILSAYGMALADVVEEAQEPSAEIYEKNSFQRLDERLDILAARARKKLAQQGFDHFQIHVESFLHLRYEGTDCALMCSPKLDSENSLDSPKHGDFLTTFLERYQTEFGFTMPNRKILINDIRVRGTGRTTIIEDKILPSFSKPAKPEKLSMVYFEGGYQDTKIFQLSSLLPGHVIEGPAIIMDSLSTLLIEPDCTGFITSKGDIKITIGKGIRTKVTTDLDTIQLSIFSHRFMSIAEQMGRILQRTSISTNIKERLDFSCAVFGPDGGLVSNAPHIPVHLGAMQETVQYQMKAFKGKFTRGDVILSNHPSAGGSHLPDLTVITPVFYRDMEQPVFFVASRGHHADIGGITPGSMPPHSTMLIQEGATFKSFLLVHKGVFREKELTEALMEPGKIPGNSGTRNLSDNLSDLKAQIAANHRGTQLVNELIDIYGLDVVQAYMGHIQQNAELAVRDMLKLVGNKVLRDSGSSSVTAVDYLDDGSRIKLRLDFDVEKGEAVCDFTGTGYEVWGNCNAPRAVTLSALIYCLRSIVGRDVPLNQGCLKPVRVIIPKGSLLDPSEEAAVVGGNVLTSQRVVDVVLQAFGACAASQGCMNNITLGTVEWGYYETVAGGSGAGPTWDGRGGVHTHMTNTRITDPEILELRYPVILNKFSLRPGTGGEGAHRGGDGVIREMTFRAPMTLSVLTERRVHCPPGLAGGSPGARGKNTLRKMDGRMISLGPKTAVPVHAGDSFILETPGGGGYGSHDTKQPFFTRAASRTFLERGSVFEYRKAQESV; translated from the exons ATGCCAATGACTAGGATCGTTTCACGAGGATTTACGACTTGTGCTGATGCTTATTTGACACCGCACATCAAACAATATCTGCAG ggATTTTCCTCGAGATTTAAAGACAATTTGAAAGGTGTTAACGTTTTATTCATGCAAAGCGATGGTGGATTAACTCCTATGAATTC aTTTAACGGATCACGAGCCATATTGTCTGGTCCAGCTGGCGGTGTCGTTGGATATGCCATGACAACTTATGGTAAAGAAACTGATTTACCTGTAATCGGCTTCGATATGGGAGGAACTTCAACTGATGTCAGTCGTTATGGTGGAAGTTATGAACACGTTTACGAAAGCACCACGGCTGGTGTAACGATACAAGCGGCTcag TTGGACGTGAATACTGTTGCGGCTGGAGGCGGATCGATGCTTTTCTTCAGGTCAGGTCTTTTCGAAGTAGGACCTGAAAGTGCTGGAGCCCATCCAGGACCTGCTTGTTATAAGAAAAACGGTCCGTTGGCAGTAACTGATGCAAATTTAGCCTTGGGTCGGCTACTTCCTGAATATTTCCCACAGATTTTTGGTCCTAACGAGAACGAACCCTTGGATAAATTTCGGACGATGGAAGCTTTTGAGAAACTAACAAATGAG ATCAATGAGTTTTTGATAAATGAAGGTTTAAGATCAGAATTCGATAAAATGACGATCGAAGAAGTTGCAATGGGATTTATAAAAGTAGCTAATGAAACTATGTGTCGACCAATTCGTGCTCTAACAcaggtattattttttaag GCTAAGGGCTATGATACATCACGTCACGTTTTAGCGTGTTTTGGTGGTGCTGGTGGTCAACATGCATGTGCTATTGCTCGTTCACTCGGTATGAGCACCGTTTTTGTTCACAAGTATGCTGGAATTTTGTCCGCATATGGTATGGCTTTGGCAGATGTTGTGGAAGAAGCACAGGAACCCAGTGCTgagatatatgaaaaaa ATTCTTTTCAACGATTGGATGAACGTTTAGATATTCTCGCAGCaagagcaagaaagaaattggCTCAACAAGGTTTCGATCATTTTCAGATACACGTAGaatcatttttacatttacgtTACGAAGGTACCGATTGTGCTCTAATGTGTTCACCAAAACTTGATTCTGAAAATTCTTTGGATTCACCAAAACACGGCGATTTTCTTACAACATTCTTAGAACG ATATCAAACAGAATTTGGGTTCACTATGCCTAATCGAAAGATTTTGATAAATGATATCAGAGTTCGTGGAACAGGAAGAACAACGATAATCGAGGATAAAATTCTACCTTCATTCTCTAAACCTGCAAAACCAGAAAAA TTGTCTATGGTGTACTTCGAAGGAGGATATCAAGACACTAAAATTTTCCAATTGAGTTCTCTTTTACCAGGACACGTTATAGAAGGTCCTGCGATTATTATGGACAGTTTAAGTACTCTGTTAATAGAACCAGATTGTACAGGATTTATTACTTCCAAaggagatattaaaattactattGGCAAAGGAATTCGTACAAAAGTTACAACCGATTTGGACACCATTCAACTTAGTATTTTTTCTCATCGTTTCATGAGTATCGCCGAACAAATGGGAag AATTTTACAAAGAACGTCTATCTCGACGAACATCAAAGAAAGATTAGACTTTTCTTGCGCTGTGTTTGGTCCAGATGGTGGTCTTGTTTCGAACGCTCCACATATACCAGTTCACTTGGGTGCTATGCAAGAAACAGTTCAGTATCAAATGAAAGCTTTTAAAGGCAAATTTACACGAGGTGATGTGATACTTTCTAATCATCCTTCGGCTGGTGGTTCTCATCTTCCAGATCTCACTGTAATAACACCTGTATTTTATAG agATATGGAACAACCGGTATTCTTTGTAGCCAGTCGGGGTCATCATGCTGATATAGGTGGAATAACACCTGGTTCGATGCCACCACATTCGACCATGTTGATTCAA GAAGGTGCAACGTTTAAGAGCTTTTTACTCGTTCACAAAGGTGTTTTTCGGGAGAAAGAATTAACCGAGGCTTTGATGGAACCTGGTAAGATTCCAGGAAATTCAGGCACCAGAAATCTTTCTGATAATTTGAGCGATCTCAAAGCACAAATAGCTGCTAACCACAGA GGAACACAATTAGTGAATGAACTGATCGATATTTATGGCCTTGACGTTGTTCAAGCGTACATGGGTCACATTCAACAAAACGCCGAACTTGCTGTTAGAGATATGCTGAAGTTGGTCGGTAATAAAGTACTTCGGGATAGTGGGAGTAGCAGCGTCACTGCCGTCGATTATCTCGACGATGGTAGCCGGATTAAGTTGCGATTAGACTTTGACGTTGAGAAGGGTGAAGCAGTTTGTGATTTCAC tgGCACTGGATACGAAGTTTGGGGTAATTGCAATGCACCGCGTGCTGTAACACTTTCAGCACTTATTTATTGTCTCAGATCTATCGTTGGACGTGACGTACCGTTGAATCAA GGATGTTTGAAACCTGTCAGAGTTATTATTCCCAAGGGTTCTCTTCTGGATCCCTCTGAGGAAGCTGCTGTGGTCGGTGGTAATGTTTTGACCTCTCAACGAGTCGTTGATGTTGTTCTGCAAGCTTTCGGAGCTTGTGCAGCTTCTCAAGGATGTATGAACAATATAACACTTGGTACAGTCGAATGGGGTTATTACGAAACTGTTGCTGGTGGTAGTGGAGCT ggTCCAACATGGGATGGTAGAGGTGGCGTTCACACACACATGACCAACACACGAATTACTGATCCAGAAATATTAGAACTACGTTATCCGGTGATACTAAACaaattttctcttcgtccTGGAACTGGTGGTGAGGGTGCACAtcgtggtggtgatggtgtcATACGGGAAATGACTTTCAG AGCGCCAATGACGTTATCTGTATTAACTGAAAGACGAGTCCATTGTCCTCCAGGCTTAGCGGGTGGTTCACCGGGTGCTCGTGGCAAAAATACTCTCAGAAAGATGGATGGCAGAATGATCAGTTTAGGTCCGAAAACTGCGGTGCCTGTTCACGCTGGG